TCCTATTACAAAGTTGAATTTTTATTTTCTTAATCCGTCAAAGCGACAAACTCAACTTAGAAAAAAATATCTGGTTGCTATCATGTAATTTATCAGTTAATGCAGCAACCATCATATTGCTAAAAGATTGATCAGGCTTTTCAGTAGAATATTTTTTTAAAATACCTTTGAATGCAGATTTAATTATGAATTCATTCTATTGCCGCTCCTTTTGTTGTTTGCTCTATTTTCTTGGTACCTCTTATAGTGTCTGGTGTCAGCAACTGGCTTTCTCCGCTCCCCAGAAAATTACTGCAGGTAATGCCCAGGTTGAAATACTGGGTCGGAATTCGCAGGGTACACTCATCCGTGAAAAAACAAAATCAGATGATGTTATTGCGGCATATTTTGACGACCTGCAATTTCGATGGAAAAAAAACCTGCCCCGAAAGGAACGAAATGCAGACATCCAAAAAATTCTCATCGATAATGATTCACTTATCTTCTTTTATACGGTACCAATCAAAAATGATTTAATTCTTAAAGCATTTAAGACAAATGCAAGGCTGGAATCATACGGAGCTTCCGTTATTTGTGATACAGTTACTTCATCCTTTGTAAATGGTATTCCTAGATTGCAATTTACGGTTACACCTGACAGGCAGAAAATATTAATTTACTATGATACACCTGTTTTTCGTGATAATAAGCTGCTTTACGGTTTATGCTTAAGCAACAGCTTAAAGAAACTCTGGAAAATAAAAATAAAGGTAAAGGCAGTCGAAGCCCCTGATCTGATAGATGCTATTGTAGATTCTGCAGGGAATGGATTTTATGTAGTAGGTGACATGAACATCAAAAGCTTTAACAATGATTTCCCATATTCTACTTTAAACCTGATTTGTGTTCGTGGCAATGCGGATAGGGTAGATCAGTATGTATTGAATCAAAAAGATCAATTCCTGGGTGAGTGTAAGGCAAAACTTGATGCAGAAAGAAAAAATGTGGTACTTACAGGATTATATTCAAATAACGAAGGCAATGAATCAAACGGAGTTTACTACTTTATATTCAACCTTAAGAATGACAGTTTAATAGCTAAAAGCCTCGAACCATATAATGAAGATTTTCTCATTCAGCTTACCGGGAATAATCCACCCCATAAAAATGATGGATTTTTTAATTTTAAACCCGTAGACCTAATAGTTAAAAGGGATGGAGGCGCCATCTTTATTTCGGAATCACAGTCCGTTTCTTCGGAAACCTATAATAACACCGCATATAACGGATTCGGATTTTCTACAGGTTTCACAGTTAATTATTATCATTATGACGACCTGGCGGTTTATTCATTTTCTTCAGGCGGAGTTTTAGAATGGAAACAGATTTTACATAAAACACAAACGTCAGAAGGCGACGGAGGCTTTTATTCATCGTTTATAACTCTGATTGGGCCAGATAAACTATATTTTGTTTATAATGATATTGAGAATGGCCAAACGAGTGTATCTTCCTATAGCCTCACCATAAAAGGAGATCAAGCCAGATCTGACATTTTTAGTGCAGACAGAAAGGGCGTAATGATTATACCACAGTCATCCAGGCAAGTTTCTCCCTTCGACATTATTTTGCCTAGTATAAAAAGAAACTATTTGCAATTTGTAAAAATCAGTTTTTAAACGCAGGACAACTTGATAAGCATTTTTAGATCCTATCATCCTGCTGTTATCTTCCTGCTGCTGGTTTATACTATATTTTTTCGGTTAATCCTTTTTAAGGAAACTGTTCACTTACAGCCGGAGCAGGAATCTGAAATGATGACAGGGTTTTTATATGAAACATTGAATCAACTGCTTGTCAACCGAGCATGGTTATTCCATATTACTGCAATAATGGTTACTTTCCTTCAGGCTCTTTATTTTAATTATATAGTTAACTATTATCGTATTTTATCGAAGCCGTCTTACTTGCCTGCCCTTTCTTACATTCTCATATCCTCTCTTTTTTCGGAATTCCTTTACCTGACGCCCGCATTATTGGCCAACCTGTTTTTACTGCTGGCTTTTTCTAAGATGTTTTCTTCCTATAAAAAAGAGAACGCGCTCAGTATCATCTTTGATGCAGCGTTTTATATTTCAATTGCTTCCCTGATTTTTTTTCCATATCTGGTTTTTATCTTTTTTATTATTATTCCAATACTTATATACCGTCCATTTAATTTAAGAGAGTTGATTATCCCTTTTGTGGGGCTGCTCATTCCATATTATTTTTTGGGAGTATATTTTTTTTGGGAAAATAGATTGAATGAGTTTCTTCATTCATTAATGATATCTGAATTGCGTTTCAGTCCGGATGTATTGGAAAAAAGTATTCGAATTTTAACGGAAAGCATACCTGTATTGTTCGTAATGGTCTGGTCGGCCCTCTTTATTCAGGCGAACTTGTTTAAAATGGTAGTTCAGGTAAGGATTTATCTTATGCTGTTCATAATCTTTTTTTTAATAGGCATCTTTAGTCTGGCTATTCATTTTAATGGGGAAATAGACCACTTCATCTGGATTATAATTCCTGCAGGCATTGCTTTCGCGTTATTTTTTACAGAATATAAGAAGCGGATTGTACCTGAAATCCTTCATTTATTTTTAATTTTAGCGATCCTGTTTTTTCAATATTATAAGGGAATTGTATTGTAGAAAGTTAACAATGTTCAGTTTCCGGGTTCGTTATACATTTCTAAAGTAGATTTAAAATAATGTGACATGAAATTTGGAGTAGTCACTTTTCCTGGATCCAATTGTGATCGTGATTTAATTTACGTGCTTGAGGAAGTGCTGAAACAACAGGTTACAGTATTATGGCATAAGGATAAAGACTTAGATAATTTCGATCTTCACGATTGTATTATGTTACCGGGAGGATTTTCCTACGGAGATTATTTAAGAAGTGGAGCCATTGCCCGCTTTTCACCAATTATGAGACCGCTTAAGGAATTTGCAAGCCAGGGAGGATTTGTCTGGGGCATTTGTAATGGATTTCAAATTTTATGCGAGGCTGGACTACTGCCCGGGGCGTTGATGAGAAATATTTACCAGAAATTTATTTGTGATAATAGTTATATAACGCCAACAACTACCGATTCTGCTGTTACTCATTTATTAGAATCAGAAAAACCTTATAAAATCCCGATTGCTCACGCAGAGGGAAGATATTTTGCTGATAACGTAACAATAGAACGCCTGAAAAAAAACGGGCAAATCATTTTTCAATATTGTAATAAAAAAGGTTTCATTAATCCTGAATCTAATATCAATGGCTCAATAATGAATATTGCAGGTATTTGTAATGAATCAAGAAATGTTTTTGGCATGATGCCACATCCCGAACGTGCTTCAGAAGAAGTGCTCGGTAATATTGATGGCAGGCTCATTTTTGAATCATTTCTTCAATTTATATCCGAAGAAGTTAATGTAATTGATAATTCATTTCAATAAAATGAAAATAATTGAAAAGCTTCTTGATAGTCCGGTATACTATAAAATCAGGCTGAAATGAAAAAAGCCACGGAGGTTATTTTGTTTTTTCTGCTGTTTTTACATGTAACGAACAGTTTTAGCCAGATACTTACACCGGTTAAAATAAATTCTTCGGTAAAGGATCTGGGCAATGGCGAGTATCAACTGATTTTTGAAGCAAAAATAGAAGATGGCTGGCATTTATATTCTCATTTTGTCCCTGAAGGGGGCCCTATTCCTGCCTCAGTCAATTTTGAAAATAGAAAAGGATTTCAGATTGGTAAATTCTCTGAAGAAGGGGAAAAGATTCAGAAAAATGAGCCACTGTTTGGTATGGATCTGGTATGGTATGAAGGTAAAGCAGTATTTAAACAAAAAATTAAGGTCAATTCAGCCACTGCTAATGTCAAAGGATATTTTGAATATGGCATCTGTAATGACCGTTCATGCCTTCCTCCTTCTGACGTAGAGTTTGATTATAAGCTAAAAGGTGTCGTTCTATCTAAAAGTGATTCAGGAAAAACTGCAATAGCCGTTCCCGAAACCTCTAAAATAAAAGAGGTTAATGTAGACATTAAAGGAACTACTGCGGCTTCAGTGGCGGATACTTCACAAAAAATTTCTTCTGTTATTTCAACTACCGGAAAGCAGGTCAATATAAATCCTATTGGATGGTGGAAGATTTTCATAGGGGGATTTGGTGGTGGCCTGCTTGCATTGCTTACCCCCTGTGTATTTCCTATGATCCCGCTTACGGTAAGTTTTTTTACTAAGAAAAATCATAATCGTAAAAAAGCAATTATAGGGGCATTAACTTATGCGTTTTCTATAATTATTATTTATGTCGCCCTAGGCTTTATTGTTACCAAGCTTTTAGGTTCTGATGCATTAAATCAACTGGCAAGTAACGGCATTTTTAATGTTACCTTCTTTATAATCTTTGTCATTTTCGCAATTTCCTTTTTTGGTGCCTTTGAAATAACCCTGCCCAGTGCTTGGGTAAACCGATCAGAAACAATGTCGGATCGCGAAGGAATGATCGGAATATTTTTTATGGCATTTACTTTGGCCCTGGTGTCTTTCTCGTGCACAGGCCCTATTATCGGCACCTTGCTGGTACAGGCTGCGGTAGGAGGAAACAGTGCGGGGCCTCTTTTAGGGATGGCTGGCTTCGCCATCGCGCTGGCTTTGCCATTCGGGCTGTTTGCAATGTTTCCCGGTTGGTTGAAGTCTTTGCCCCGGTCTGGTGGATGGTTAAACACGGTTAAAGTAACTCTCGGCTTTCTCGAATTGGCTTTAGCCTTAAAATTCCTATCAAATGTTGATTTAGCCTATCACTGGGGTATTCTAGACCGTGAAGTATTTTTAGTCTTATGGATTACTATTTTCTCCATGCTGGGTTTTTACCTTTTAGGCTACATTCGCTTTGCTCACGATACGGAGATGAGCCATGTTTCTATTTCCCGACTATTTGCTTCTCTTTTGTGCTTTGCTTTCTCAATCTATATGTTGCCAGGTTTGTGGGGTCATCCATTACTTGCAATAAGTGCTTTTGCGCCACCCCAATCTACACTTGATTTCGATTTATCTAAGCTAGTTGAAGCGCAGGACAATTCACAAGTATCGCTGCAAAGCGATGAGAAAAAGCAGTATTCTTCGATTTTTCATTGTCCCCATGGCATAGATTGTTATTTTGATTATGATGAAGGGCTTTCGGCCGCAAGAGCTATGAATAAACCTGTAATGCTTGATTTTACAGGATGGAGCTGCGTCAATTGCCGTAAAATGGAGACTTCTGTCTGGAGTAATCCTGAAGTTCTTCAGCGATTGAAAAATGATTATGTGCTCATCTCTATGTACGTTGACGATAAAACAGCATTACCTGATTCAAGCCAATATATTTCTCCTTTCAGCGGAAAAAAAATAAAAACCCTTGGTAATAAATATAGTGATGTTCAGGCAACACAGTTCGGAACCAACTCTCAACCTTATTATGTTTTGGTTGATCCTTTTATAATACAGAAAGCACCACCAATGTTATTAAATCAACCGAGAGCATTTGATCTGGATGTTAAAAGTTACATTAACTTTCTGGATAAAGGGCTTCATGATTTTAAATTAAGACGTAATTCCTGATTCAGAACAGACTTTCCTAACCAAAACAGGATACCATACAACCATTTTTATGTTTTAGACGTCTCCAATCAAAGGCTACATTACTTTTCGTGCACAATTTATAAAGCTTCAAACATTTTTTCACCAAACAAAAAAGGCGTATGAGTAAAACTCTTCGATTTTTAATGCTGATACTTGCCGTAATAACCTGGCACGTATCCTATGCACAAACCCGTACCATTACAGGCACCGTTAAAGACAATAAAGGAGAACCGGTTATCGGCGCTTCCGTAATTGTAAAAGGCACAAGCCAAGGTACCTATACTGATGTAGACGGGAACTACAACATTACTGTTCCAGCCAATTCCAATATTCTTGTATTTAAATATCTTGGATACAAAAACAATGAAATGGTAATTGGCAGCACAAATGCCGTTAATTCTACTTTGCAGGAAGACGTATTGGGATTAGATGAAGTAGTAGTAACGGCGCTTGGAATAAGCCGGCAAAAGAAAGCATTAGCCTATGCTACCCAGGAAATAGGTAGTGATCAATTGGGAAATACCGGTTCTGGAAATGTACTGCATGATCTGAATGGAAAAGCAGCCGGTTTAACGGTTATTAATAGCAATGGCGATCCAGGAAGCGGTACTTACATACGCTTGCGTGGTGTTACTTCTTTAACAGGTAATAATCAGCCACTTATTATTGTAGATGGTATACCTATTGATAACTCCATTAACAATTACGATCCAACAGGTGCGGGATTTCAAGCTTCCGGAGCGGCTGGAAATACCACGGGTGGTACTTCCCCCTCTAACCGCGCAACCGATATTAATCCGGACGATATAGCTTCTGTAACTGTATTAAAGGGCCCTGCAGCAACCGCTTTATATGGTATTCAAGCTGCGAGTGGTGCTCTTGTAATTACTACCAAAAGAGGAGGGCAGGGTGCTCATAAAGGTGCTAATATTAGCTTTACTTCCAGCTTTGGCATTAATAAGGTTAACCGGTTGCCACCGTTGCAAAATCAATATACGCAAGGGTCGAAGGGCATTTATGCGGGTCCTGATAAGACTGGCTTAGGAGGTATAATCCTTTCCAGCTCAGTAGCAGCTGGAAGAAGGACTACCTGGGGTCCAAAGATAGATACCCTTTCCTGGGATGGAATGCCTTACCTGTATGACGTAAATGGAAGAGTAGTTAGCTCCTCAGACCCTACTGCAGCCTATAAGGTAACTCCTTATGATAATGAACATAACTTTTTTGTGGATGGAACTTCACTAGATAATAATTTAGCAGTTTCAGGAGGAAATGATAAATCAGGATATAGAGTTTCCATAGGAAATAATCATCAAACAGGAGTAGTTCCCAAAACATTTGCTGACAAAACAACCCTTAGCTTAAATGGCCAGGCTTCGGTAATTAACAAATTAAATGTTTCCGGAGGAGTTACTTATATTAGATCCCGTGATAATAAAGCGCAGCAAGGATCAAATGTTTCAGGTATTATGCTTGGGCTGTTACGTACTCCCCCAACATTTGATAATGCAATGGGTAGTTTGGATCCGGCTAATGATCCTAGATCCTACTTATTACCAAATGCTAACGGAGATATAGCTTTCCCTAATGGCCAGCAACGTGACTACAGGGGCGGACCGGGCTATGATAATCCTTACTGGACCGTAAACCGTAATATTTTCAATGAAGATCTAAATCGTGTATATGGATTCGGACAGGTGGATTATAATGCTTTTTCATGGGCTAGTTTAACTTATAGGATAGGAGGAGATGCTTATTCCCAGAGCAATAGAAATGGATATGATATACAATCAAATTCGTTTCCTGAAGGCTCTCTTTTCCAGGATGATTATTTTAATCAGCAATACAATTCGGATTTGATATTGAATCTCCATAAAGACTTCAGCGATAAGTTTAATGCATCATTGATTTTAGGGCATAACTACTTTGTTACTATTTCTTCTGAGCATTGGGCACAAGGAGATGGATTTGTTTTCCAGAATTTCTTCGATATGTCAAATGCTTCTACCTATTTAGCTCACCGTGCTGATACCAGGAAAAAAACCATGGCATTTTATGGCGATCTTAATTTAGGTATTGCAGATCAGCTCTTTATAGAACTTACCGGCAGAAATGAGGTTTCATCAACACTTCCAGGAAAGAACAATAATTTCTTCTTTCCTTCTGCAAATATAGGTTGGGTGTTTACAGATGCTTTAGGTTTATCAACGAGCGAAACTTTTGGTTATGGTAAACTGAGAGCGTCTGCCGCCAGGGTAGGTAAAGATCCTTTACCTTTTTCATTGCAGACCTACTATACATCCGCAACAATATTTGATGGGTTTACTTCCGGAATAACTTTTCCCTTTAACAGTATTCCAGGATATCAGCTTGCAAATGGAACTAATGTTATTGGTAATCCTAATTTAAAACCTGAGTTTACCAATTCTTATGAAGGCGGATTAGACCTGTCATTTTTTAAAAACAGGTTGTCTTTTAATGGAACCTATTATTATTCCAAAACAACGGGTCAGATATTTACCGTTCCAATCGCACCTTCTACCGGCTTTGCAGCAGCTTTGCTGAATGCAGGCGAAATAAGAAACCAGGGAGTTGAGCTAACCTTAGGTATAACACCTGTTAAAACGAAAGGTGGTTTTCAATGGGATTTAACTTTTAACTGGAGCACGAACAAAAGTAAGGTTGTTAGTTTAGCCACTGGAGTGGATAACTTATTCTTAGGAGGATTTCAAAATGGAGCTGTATATGCTGTAGTTGGAAAGCCTTATGGACAAATATTTGGACCTGCATTCGTTAAAAGTACAGATGGTCAGTTAATTATTGATGATAATCCCGAAAATGCCGGATTTGGATACGGTGATCCGATTCCTGGATCCCAAAATACAGTATTGGGAGATGTGAATCCGGATTGGATTGGTTCCGGTATTAGTTCTTTCTCGTTTAAAGGTTTTGCGTTGTCTTTTCAGGTTGATATAAGACAAGGTGGTGACGTGTGGAATGGAACACGGGGTGCTTTAGATTATTTTGGGACGGGAGCTGAAACCGCAAATCGGGGCACCACAACTGTTTTTCAGGGTCTTTTAGGCCACCTCGATGCTACAGGAAATGTTGTGCATTTTGCAGCGGATGGCTCTGAGGTAGCTGGCCCTGGAGGTGCAAATACAACCACCACTACATTAGATCAGTTTTACTGGCAGAATATCGGAAGCAGCTTTATCGGTCCTGCAGAACCTAGTGTTGAAGATGGATCTTATGTAAAGCTTCGTGAAGTGAGTATCGGTTACGCACTTCCAAGTAAAATGACCTCTACCATAGGTTTGAGCAGCCTTTCCTTTGCATTGTTTGGAAGTAATTTCATACTGCATACTGATTACCAGGGTGTTGATCCTGAAACCAGTTTGGTAGGACCTGCAAATGGTCAGGGCCTGGATTATTTTAATAATCCTGGCGTAAAAACATTTGGAGTAAGGTTGAATTTAGGTCTATAATCAATTCAAACAAAAAAGAACACAATGAAAAAATACAATATAATTTTACTGAGCTCGCTGGTAGTTGTAGTGTTGTTCAGTGTATCCTGTAAAAAGTCTTTTTTTACGGATGCAAATATTAACCCTAATGCTCCACCAACCGTTACGGAAACATATATTCTGGGTCCCGTTGAAACATCGATTGCTTATGCAATAGGGGGTGATATGTCAAGATTTACTTCAATAATAACACAGCAAACGTTTGGTTTTTCAAGGCAGTCTGCTGCTTATCAGACTTATATCTTTACGGAGCAGGATTTTGATAATTTATGGGCACTTCTTTATGAAAATTGCATGTATAATACGGATACTCTTATCAGCCAGGCTGACAAAAATGGTAACAATGCATATGCCGGCATAGGCAGAATGCTGCTTGCTTACACCTTGCAAATGACAGTTGATATGTGGGGTGATATTCCTTATTCCCAGGCATTTCAAGGCTTGCAGAATTTAACGCCAACCTTTGATAAAGGCCAGGATGTTTATAATAATATACTTCTGTTGGTTGATGCTGGTATAGCAAATCTAAATAATGCCGAACCAGGCGTTTTGCTTCCCGGAGCGGAGGATAATATTTATGGAGGGGATCCTGCAAAATGGATTTTATTTGGACATGCTATTAAGGCACGGATATATATACATCAAAGCAAGAACAACCCTGCGATGGCACAAGCGGCATTAGATGAGGCAAATCAATCTTTTACCAGTAATGCCGATAACGCCACGTTTGCTTTCGGTATTACTGAAACGAATGCAAATCCTATTTATCAGTTTAATGAGCAAAGAGCCGATATTGCTTTTGATATTAGTACGCTTGCTGATACTCTTTTAGCGGATAACGATCCCCGGTATAGTGTTTATGTCAATCCTGATTTTACTGATATAAATGGAGTAGGATTGGGTGATTTCTTTGGAAGCATCAATTCAGGCGTTGATTTAATAACTTATGATGAAATGGAGTTTGTAAAAGCCGAAGCATCACTTAGGTCAACCAGTGATTTTACAAATGCAGATAGCGCATATCGAAACGCCATTCGTGCGAATTTTCAGAAATATGCAATTGATGATTCTTCTACATCGGCTTATGTTTCCGCAAATCCTATATCTACTACATCCGCTGACGCTAGTTTAGCTACTATTGGGGTTCAGGAATGGATAGCTCTTTATCTTAATCCGGAGGAATTCACTACATGGAGAAGACTTAATTCTCCAAATTTAGAATCACAGGGAAATTCAGCAATTCCAAGACGGTTTTTATATCCTCAAGCAGAGCGTTCTTATAATGGTGCTAATGCTCCGCAAGCAACTTTGCTTACTCCCCTTATTTTTTGGGATACGCCTTAACGTTTGCTTAAGTTAAATAAGAAGCTGTCTGATATCAGGCAGCTTCTTTTTTTCATACCAATACCAGGCGATAATGAATCTTGCCTTAGATTTTGGAAATTCTTTCACTAAGCTGGGTATTTTCGAAAGAAATAATCTTATTTTTTTTCAGTCATATAAGAACTTATCAGTAAGAAATCTTCATGAGGTATTAAAAAGGTTTCCGATAAAGACAGCTATTATCTCGTCAGTAGTAGAGGATAGTGCCAAAATTGAAAAATACTTGCGGCGCTTGTATCATGTTGTAGAAATGAAATCTGACATTCCCCTTCCACTTGAAAATCTATATGAAACACCTGGTACTCTGGGCGCTGACCGGATTGCAGGTATCGTTGGTGGTTATGCTCTTTTCCCGAAAAACAATATTTTAGTAATCAATGCGGGAACCTGCATTACCTATGATATTGCAATTGCAAATAAGGGTTACCTGGGGGGAAATATAACACCGGGCATAGACATGCAATTAAAAGCGCTTCATACTTTCACACAGCGTCTGCCGTTAGTCAAAAAGCAATTTTCTGAAGACTTGCTGGGAAAAAGCACTTCTTCTTCAATTTTAACAGGCGTTATGAAAGGTACAGTTTTAGAAATGGAAGGATTTATAAAGGCTTACAAAAAGGATTATATCGCTTTAAAAGTTTTGCTTTCAGGTGGTGATGCTTTAATGTTTGAAACCCAGCTTAAAACGAAGATATTTGCAGTACCAAATTTAGTGCTTTTCGGCATTAATAAAATCCTGACAATGAATGAACCTGACTAAATGTGCCCTCTTTATAATTGCTTTGTTAGGTTGTGGCCTGAACCTTAAAGCGCAGCAAAATTTACCTTATTCGCGCTATGGTATTGGTACTTTAAGTGAGCCTGACCCGGCTAGTTTAAAAGGTTGGGGAGATCTTACTGCTCCTTCCCATAATCCTTCAGCTATAAATTTAGGAAATCCTGCATCTTATAGTGCGCTTAAAATAACCACCTTTGAAGCAGGAATTTTTGGCAGTTTAATTACTATCGGCGATAAGGATTCCAGTCAAACCTTTGGAGATGGTTCAGTATCCAACTTTGCACTTGGATTTCCGGTTATAAGAAATAAATTAGGAATTTGTCTTGGTATTACCCCATTCAGCCGGGTTAACTATAACATCATTCAAAAAAATGACAGTGTACCCGGATTAGGTCAAACGGGAAATAGCTTTCAGGGAAGTGGGGGACTTTATCGTTTTTTTTTAGGTAGTGGTATTAAATACAAAAACCTGGCAGCAGGTTTAAATATTGCATGGGTTTTTGGAACAGATAATTATACTGATATTTTAGTTTTTGAGGATACTGTAAATGCTTTGAGCACAAAAAAGGTTGAACAGCGCGTTTTGGGAGGTTTCCTTCTTGATGCTGGTTTACAGTATAGAGTTCCTCTGCAGAACGGCTTTTCTTTTGATTTGGGCTTGCAGGGAAATTTTAAAACTAATATTTCATCCAGGAGAAATTTAGTTTACCAGCGGCTGCATTATTCTTTACTTAGCGGAGAACAAATAATTGATACTGTGTTTAATAGTCCAGATTCAAGCGGAAAAACAACATTACCTGCATCTTTTTCAGGCGGAGTTATTTTCAGGAATGAGAATCATTTTTCTGTTGGGGTAAATTATCGGTTTACAGCCTGGGATCAATACAGGTTTTTTGAACAGAAAGATATTACCATTAATAATTGGAATTTAAGTATCGGTACTGAATGGATACCCAATTATAAGGCGTATAATAATTACTTAAATATAATAAGCTATCGTACAGGCTTACGATATGGTAAAGATTATATTCAGTTTAATCAAAAGGATCTGCCGCAATATGGTGTTAGTGTTGGTCTGGGGCTTCCATTAAAGCGGACTATTTCCCAGATCTCGCTCTCCGGGCAGTGGTTACATACAGGACATACTTCAGATAATCCTGTATCAATTAATACCTATCGTCTTACCCTTGGGCTCACCCTTAATGATGTATGGTTTTTAAAGCGAAGATTTGATTAAGCAGCAGTTGGATCAATTTTATCTAAAATTCGGTTTTGGTCGATCCAGGGATAATAAATTTTATGTTTTAATAATCATTTGTTTTTCATTTATTTTATTAGGCTTGCTTTCCTCCTGCGAGAATGACATGGCCGTTGTTAAAAAAATTGCTTCGCAAAAAGAAGCCTCAGCGGAAACAGGAAAAGATGTAGAAGTATTATACAGTGACCAGGGGAAAATAAAAGCAAAACTCCGGGCTCCCACTTTAAGCAGGTTTCATGTAAAGGATTCTTACACAGAAATGCCTGACGGCCTCAAGCTGTTATTTTTTGATGCTGATGGTAAAGTAAACAGTCAGTTAACTGCAGGATATGGCATATCGTATGATAAATCAAGCCAGATGATAGCCCGGAATAATGTCGAGGCAATAAATATTTACGGTGATAAATTAAATACTGAAGAGCTGA
The Chitinophagales bacterium DNA segment above includes these coding regions:
- a CDS encoding thioredoxin family protein; translated protein: MKKATEVILFFLLFLHVTNSFSQILTPVKINSSVKDLGNGEYQLIFEAKIEDGWHLYSHFVPEGGPIPASVNFENRKGFQIGKFSEEGEKIQKNEPLFGMDLVWYEGKAVFKQKIKVNSATANVKGYFEYGICNDRSCLPPSDVEFDYKLKGVVLSKSDSGKTAIAVPETSKIKEVNVDIKGTTAASVADTSQKISSVISTTGKQVNINPIGWWKIFIGGFGGGLLALLTPCVFPMIPLTVSFFTKKNHNRKKAIIGALTYAFSIIIIYVALGFIVTKLLGSDALNQLASNGIFNVTFFIIFVIFAISFFGAFEITLPSAWVNRSETMSDREGMIGIFFMAFTLALVSFSCTGPIIGTLLVQAAVGGNSAGPLLGMAGFAIALALPFGLFAMFPGWLKSLPRSGGWLNTVKVTLGFLELALALKFLSNVDLAYHWGILDREVFLVLWITIFSMLGFYLLGYIRFAHDTEMSHVSISRLFASLLCFAFSIYMLPGLWGHPLLAISAFAPPQSTLDFDLSKLVEAQDNSQVSLQSDEKKQYSSIFHCPHGIDCYFDYDEGLSAARAMNKPVMLDFTGWSCVNCRKMETSVWSNPEVLQRLKNDYVLISMYVDDKTALPDSSQYISPFSGKKIKTLGNKYSDVQATQFGTNSQPYYVLVDPFIIQKAPPMLLNQPRAFDLDVKSYINFLDKGLHDFKLRRNS
- a CDS encoding SusD/RagB family nutrient-binding outer membrane lipoprotein → MKKYNIILLSSLVVVVLFSVSCKKSFFTDANINPNAPPTVTETYILGPVETSIAYAIGGDMSRFTSIITQQTFGFSRQSAAYQTYIFTEQDFDNLWALLYENCMYNTDTLISQADKNGNNAYAGIGRMLLAYTLQMTVDMWGDIPYSQAFQGLQNLTPTFDKGQDVYNNILLLVDAGIANLNNAEPGVLLPGAEDNIYGGDPAKWILFGHAIKARIYIHQSKNNPAMAQAALDEANQSFTSNADNATFAFGITETNANPIYQFNEQRADIAFDISTLADTLLADNDPRYSVYVNPDFTDINGVGLGDFFGSINSGVDLITYDEMEFVKAEASLRSTSDFTNADSAYRNAIRANFQKYAIDDSSTSAYVSANPISTTSADASLATIGVQEWIALYLNPEEFTTWRRLNSPNLESQGNSAIPRRFLYPQAERSYNGANAPQATLLTPLIFWDTP
- a CDS encoding SusC/RagA family TonB-linked outer membrane protein: MSKTLRFLMLILAVITWHVSYAQTRTITGTVKDNKGEPVIGASVIVKGTSQGTYTDVDGNYNITVPANSNILVFKYLGYKNNEMVIGSTNAVNSTLQEDVLGLDEVVVTALGISRQKKALAYATQEIGSDQLGNTGSGNVLHDLNGKAAGLTVINSNGDPGSGTYIRLRGVTSLTGNNQPLIIVDGIPIDNSINNYDPTGAGFQASGAAGNTTGGTSPSNRATDINPDDIASVTVLKGPAATALYGIQAASGALVITTKRGGQGAHKGANISFTSSFGINKVNRLPPLQNQYTQGSKGIYAGPDKTGLGGIILSSSVAAGRRTTWGPKIDTLSWDGMPYLYDVNGRVVSSSDPTAAYKVTPYDNEHNFFVDGTSLDNNLAVSGGNDKSGYRVSIGNNHQTGVVPKTFADKTTLSLNGQASVINKLNVSGGVTYIRSRDNKAQQGSNVSGIMLGLLRTPPTFDNAMGSLDPANDPRSYLLPNANGDIAFPNGQQRDYRGGPGYDNPYWTVNRNIFNEDLNRVYGFGQVDYNAFSWASLTYRIGGDAYSQSNRNGYDIQSNSFPEGSLFQDDYFNQQYNSDLILNLHKDFSDKFNASLILGHNYFVTISSEHWAQGDGFVFQNFFDMSNASTYLAHRADTRKKTMAFYGDLNLGIADQLFIELTGRNEVSSTLPGKNNNFFFPSANIGWVFTDALGLSTSETFGYGKLRASAARVGKDPLPFSLQTYYTSATIFDGFTSGITFPFNSIPGYQLANGTNVIGNPNLKPEFTNSYEGGLDLSFFKNRLSFNGTYYYSKTTGQIFTVPIAPSTGFAAALLNAGEIRNQGVELTLGITPVKTKGGFQWDLTFNWSTNKSKVVSLATGVDNLFLGGFQNGAVYAVVGKPYGQIFGPAFVKSTDGQLIIDDNPENAGFGYGDPIPGSQNTVLGDVNPDWIGSGISSFSFKGFALSFQVDIRQGGDVWNGTRGALDYFGTGAETANRGTTTVFQGLLGHLDATGNVVHFAADGSEVAGPGGANTTTTTLDQFYWQNIGSSFIGPAEPSVEDGSYVKLREVSIGYALPSKMTSTIGLSSLSFALFGSNFILHTDYQGVDPETSLVGPANGQGLDYFNNPGVKTFGVRLNLGL
- the purQ gene encoding phosphoribosylformylglycinamidine synthase subunit PurQ, whose product is MKFGVVTFPGSNCDRDLIYVLEEVLKQQVTVLWHKDKDLDNFDLHDCIMLPGGFSYGDYLRSGAIARFSPIMRPLKEFASQGGFVWGICNGFQILCEAGLLPGALMRNIYQKFICDNSYITPTTTDSAVTHLLESEKPYKIPIAHAEGRYFADNVTIERLKKNGQIIFQYCNKKGFINPESNINGSIMNIAGICNESRNVFGMMPHPERASEEVLGNIDGRLIFESFLQFISEEVNVIDNSFQ
- a CDS encoding type III pantothenate kinase gives rise to the protein MNLALDFGNSFTKLGIFERNNLIFFQSYKNLSVRNLHEVLKRFPIKTAIISSVVEDSAKIEKYLRRLYHVVEMKSDIPLPLENLYETPGTLGADRIAGIVGGYALFPKNNILVINAGTCITYDIAIANKGYLGGNITPGIDMQLKALHTFTQRLPLVKKQFSEDLLGKSTSSSILTGVMKGTVLEMEGFIKAYKKDYIALKVLLSGGDALMFETQLKTKIFAVPNLVLFGINKILTMNEPD